The Ictalurus furcatus strain D&B chromosome 5, Billie_1.0, whole genome shotgun sequence genome includes a region encoding these proteins:
- the si:dkey-20d21.12 gene encoding uncharacterized protein si:dkey-20d21.12 encodes MRMHSQGVSVRSPPSPSSAFVPISDKDMTEIELHSVDSISDLHRTHPEQHSKGVRPPRPQPPSINGNLQMIDRPVVCQTGYRMRRSHLSQLSDMWTSSKWRYSLTCVAVMLILLTVILIFIVLVQQSRTLHRLAEALSQRQETTDETSIIFQELQALRRNLTALKIRQ; translated from the exons ATGAGGATGCACTCCCAAG GAGTGTCGGTCAGGTCTCCTCCGTCTCCTTCTTCAGCATTTGTACCTATCAGTGATAAAGACATGACTGAGATTGAATTGCACTCTGTGGACTCCATCAGTGATCTGCACCGCACACACCCTGAACAGCACAGCAAAG GTGTCCGACCTCCACGTCCACAACCTCCATCCATCAATGGGAACCTTCAAATGATTGACAGGCCAGTCGTCTGTCAAACAGGGTATCGAATGAGAAGGTCCCATTTGAGTCAACTCAGCGATATGTGGACTTCCTCTAAGTGGCGCTACTCTTTGACATGTGTGGCTGTAATGCTGATCCTCCTCACAGTCATTCTCATCTTTATCGTCTTAG TCCAGCAGAGCAGAACTCTACACAGGCTGGCTGAGGCATTGAGTCAAAGGCAAGAAACAACAGACGAAACGTCTATCATCTTTCAGGAACTCCAGGCTCTGCGCAGAAACCTGACTGCACTGAAGATCAGACAATAA
- the amt gene encoding aminomethyltransferase, mitochondrial, protein MLARGLVSGRGGVRGRVSGGFLQTAVFGGRTGQQERHGTTEVALKRTPLYEFHKAHGGKMVAFAGWSMPVQYTDSHINSHLHTRQHCSIFDVSHMLQTKVHGKDRVKFMESLIVGDIAELKDNQGTLSLFTNDKGGIIDDLIVTKTDQGYLYVVSNAGCADKDSAHMDAKLQEFKAAGHAVDLEYLEESLIAIQGPSTVRVLQEGVCDNLSKLTFMNSVLTPVFGIQGCRVTRCGYTGEDGVEISVPCGSVVELTEKLLVNSEVKLAGLGARDSLRLEAGLCLYGNDIDETTTPVEASLVWTIGKRRRQVRDFPGADVIVPQIKAKTQRKRVGLMSSGPPVRQHTPILSPDGKVIGEVTSGCPSPCLKQNVAMGYVETSFSKSGTPVQVEVRKKMVPAVISKMPFVPTSYYTGQ, encoded by the exons ATGCTGGCTCGAGGGCTCGTGAGCGGCCGGGGTGGGGTCCGGGGCCGAGTTTCGGGGGGATTCCTTCAAACTGCAGTATTTGGTGGGAGAACGGGACAGCAGGAGAGACACGGGACAACCGAG GTGGCTCTGAAGCGGACCCCTCTCTATGAATTCCATAAAGCTCATGGGGGTAAAATGGTGGCGTTTGCGGGATGGAGTATGCCTGTGCAATACACAGACAGCCACATCAACTCGCACCTCCACACACgccaacactgctccatcttCGATGTCAGCCACATGCTACAG ACCAAAGTCCATGGGAAAGATCGAGTAAAGTTCATGGAGTCCTTGATTGTTGGAGACATTGCAGAGCTAAAGGACAACCAG GGCACCCTGTCTCTCTTCACCAACGATAAAGGGGGCATCATAGATGACCTGATAGTGACTAAGACAGATCAGGGTTATCTGTATGTGGTGTCCAACGCTGGCTGTGCAGACAAAGACTCTGCTCATATGGAC gcCAAACTGCAGGAGTTTAAAGCAGCAGGTCATGCTGTCGATTTAGAGTATTTGGAAGAGAGTTTGATTGCTATTCAGG gtCCGTCGACAGTGCGAGTGCTGCAGGAGGGTGTGTGCGACAACCTCAGCAAGCTGACCTTTATGAACAGTGTTCTGACCCCAGTGTTCGGCATCCAGGGCTGTAGGGTCACTCGCTGTGGATACACTGGGGAGGATGGGGTTGAG ATATCAGTCCCATGTGGGAGTGTGGTAGAGTTGACAGAGAAACTACTGGTCAATAGTGAGGTGAAACTGGCTGGCCTTGGTGCAAGAGACAGCCTGAGACTGGAAGCAGGACTCTGTCTCTACGGCAACGACATTGATGAGACTACGACACCTGTGGAAGCCAGTCTTGTATGGACTATAG GTAAGCGCCGTCGCCAGGTGAGGGATTTCCCTGGAGCTGATGTCATCGTTCCACAGATCAAAGCAAAGACTCAGAGGAAAAGAGTGGGACTTATGTCCAGCGGCCCACCAGTGCGACAACACACCCCCATCCTCAGCCCCGATGGCAAAGTTATAG gtgaaGTCACCAGTGGATGCCCGTCCCCCTGCCTAAAGCAAAATGTTGCCATGGGTTATGTGGAGACAAGCTTCAGTAAATCAGGAACGCCTGTTCAGGTAGAAGTGAGGAAGAAGATGGTACCGGCAGTGATCAGCAAGATGCCATTTGTCCCTACAAGTTATTATACTGGACAGTAA